Proteins from a single region of Acipenser ruthenus chromosome 31, fAciRut3.2 maternal haplotype, whole genome shotgun sequence:
- the LOC131702936 gene encoding CCN family member 1-like gives MFLRTMECASLLVLVILSCATLLVESSCPLACSCPPSPPSCPPGVSLVLDSCGCCKVCARQFNEDCSVTQPCDHIKGLHCDFGAGSGAHRGLCRAKADGRPCEFNGRVYQHGEDFQPNCKHQCSCMDGVVGCMPLCPQEVPLPVWDCPNPRLVKVPGHCCEEWFCDDSNHIREDSGDSQGSPEPEPELLTSNELLAAPQGNTAYPDWNSPPQSRMPAISRCLVQTTDWSDCSRTCGMGISSRVTNTNPACRLTRETRLCQIRACELPLTPSLKKGKKCQKTVRPREAVQISFAGCATSRRYRPRSCGSCSDGRCCSPSLTHTASLRFHCPDGESFTRSVMVIQRCRCRPDCDRHSQAGSLPSFSLHNDIHTFTQ, from the exons atgtttttgagaaCTATGGAGTGTGCAAGTCTGCTGGTTTTGGTAATCCTGAGCTGTGCTACACTGCTG GTGGAGAGTAGCTGCCCGCTGGCGTGCTCCTGCCCCCCCTCGCCTCCCTCCTGCCCCCCGGGGGTCAGCCTGGTCCTGGACTCGTGTGGCTGCTGCAAGGTGTGCGCCCGACAGTTCAATGAGGACTGCAGTGTGACCCAGCCCTGCGACCACATCAAGGGGCTTCACTGTGACTTCGGAGCGGGGAGTGGAGCTCACAGGGGGCTCTGCAGAG CGAAGGCAGACGGCCGCCCCTGCGAGTTTAACGGCCGGGTCTACCAGCACGGGGAGGACTTCCAGCCCAACTGCAAGCACCAGTGCAGCTGCATGGACGGGGTGGTGGGCTGCATGCCCCTGTGCCCCCAGGAGGTGCCGCTGCCGGTCTGGGACTGCCCCAACCCTCGGCTGGTCAAGGTGCCGGGTCACTGCTGTGAAGAGTGGTTCTGTGACGACAGCAACCACATCCGCGAGGACTCCGGAGACAGCCAGGGGtcaccagagccagagccagagctgCTCACCAGCAACGAGCTGCTGGCAGCCCCGCAGGGCAACACAGCATACCCGG ACTGGAATTCTCCTCCCCAGTCCCGCATGCCGGCCATCTCCAGATGCCTGGTCCAGACCACCGATTGGTCGGACTGCTCCAGAACATGCGGGATGGGAATCTCGAGCCGCGTCACCAACACCAACCCAGCGTGCCGCCTGACTCGAGAAACGCGCCTGTGCCAGATCAGAGCCTGTGAGCTCCCGCTCACCCCCAGCCTCAAG AAGGGTAAGAAGTGCCAGAAGACGGTGCGTCCGCGGGAAGCCGTGCAGATCTCCTTCGCTGGCTGTGCCACGTCTCGCCGGTACCGGCCCCGCTCCTGCGGCTCCTGCTCGGACGGGCGCTGCTGCTCCCCCTCCCTGACCCACACGGCGAGTCTGCGCTTCCACTGCCCCGACGGAGAGAGCTTCACGCGCAGCGTCATGGTGATCCAGCGCTGTCGCTGCCGACCCGACTGCGACCGCCACAGCCAGGCCGGCTCCCTGCCTTCCTTCAGCCTCCACAACGACATCCACACCTTCACCCAGTGA